The following are from one region of the Streptomyces decoyicus genome:
- a CDS encoding DedA family protein codes for MHIQEWLETVPAVSVYLLVGVVIGLESVGIPLPGEIVLVSAAILAATQDHINPYVLGACASAGAILGDSIGYLIGRKGGKPLLQWAGRRFPKHFGPDHVAMAEAKFDKWGMWAVFFGRFVALLRIFAGPLAGVLKMPYWKFLIANVLGGIVWAGGTTALIYSVGVVAESWLKRFSWLGLVAALLFGIGSLLLMKHRAKKAAVAREAAETPVGATVD; via the coding sequence TTGCACATCCAGGAGTGGCTCGAGACGGTACCGGCCGTGAGCGTCTACCTCCTGGTGGGGGTGGTCATCGGCCTGGAGAGCGTGGGTATTCCGCTCCCCGGTGAGATCGTCCTCGTCAGTGCGGCGATTCTCGCGGCGACCCAGGATCACATCAACCCGTATGTGCTGGGTGCCTGTGCGTCCGCCGGCGCGATCCTGGGTGACTCCATCGGGTATCTGATCGGGCGCAAGGGCGGGAAGCCCCTGTTGCAGTGGGCGGGCCGCAGGTTCCCCAAGCACTTCGGCCCCGACCATGTCGCGATGGCCGAGGCGAAGTTCGACAAGTGGGGCATGTGGGCGGTCTTCTTCGGCCGGTTCGTCGCGCTGCTGCGCATCTTCGCCGGCCCGCTCGCCGGCGTACTGAAGATGCCGTACTGGAAGTTCCTGATCGCCAACGTCCTCGGCGGCATCGTCTGGGCCGGCGGCACCACCGCGTTGATCTACAGCGTGGGCGTCGTCGCCGAGTCGTGGCTCAAGCGCTTCTCCTGGCTCGGACTGGTCGCCGCCCTGCTGTTCGGCATCGGCTCGCTCCTGCTCATGAAGCACCGCGCGAAGAAGGCGGCCGTCGCGCGCGAGGCGGCGGAGACCCCGGTCGGCGCGACGGTCGACTGA
- a CDS encoding alpha/beta hydrolase, translating into MKRLRVRAAVSVVALGLLSGCGHGRDIVDASSVPRLRAHHAADAVNGKPRAVVPRGPRSSFTPFRTTGDDGTQVVRTKWHGRKSGFTGDIWAWVPPEYHEPQYARSGFPVLIALPGAYGYPFNYWAGDAFALQERIAEWSRQGKTLPFVVVMPVLNPGRKYYDGSDIPGQPKMGTWLTEDVPDFARANFRTLDSRDGWAFMGSSSGGFAALKAVLKKPQKFKAAIVNGPDTRPDSPMWQGHPAEMRANDPRHLARQLTAHKGLPVYLAFELGSKEAAVPDVKRFIKDYTGGPVHSTLFEIPDGVHSGHTYIQRMADSLHWISEQMQGPVPSV; encoded by the coding sequence ATGAAGCGCCTGCGTGTCCGTGCTGCCGTGAGTGTGGTGGCTCTGGGGCTGCTGTCCGGTTGCGGCCACGGCAGGGACATCGTCGACGCATCGAGTGTGCCGCGGCTGCGGGCCCATCATGCGGCGGATGCCGTCAACGGCAAGCCCCGGGCGGTGGTGCCCCGCGGCCCGCGCTCCTCCTTCACGCCGTTCCGTACCACGGGGGACGACGGCACCCAGGTCGTGAGGACGAAGTGGCACGGGCGGAAGTCCGGTTTCACCGGCGACATTTGGGCCTGGGTGCCGCCGGAGTACCACGAGCCGCAGTACGCCAGGAGCGGGTTTCCGGTGCTGATCGCGCTGCCCGGTGCCTATGGCTATCCGTTCAACTACTGGGCCGGGGACGCCTTTGCGCTCCAGGAGCGGATCGCGGAGTGGTCGCGGCAGGGCAAGACGCTGCCGTTCGTCGTCGTCATGCCGGTGCTCAATCCGGGCAGGAAGTACTACGACGGCAGTGACATCCCGGGGCAGCCGAAGATGGGCACGTGGCTGACCGAGGATGTACCGGACTTCGCGCGGGCCAACTTCCGTACGCTCGACAGCCGTGACGGCTGGGCGTTCATGGGGTCCTCGTCCGGCGGGTTCGCCGCGCTGAAGGCCGTGCTCAAAAAGCCGCAGAAGTTCAAGGCGGCCATCGTCAACGGGCCCGACACGAGGCCGGATTCGCCGATGTGGCAGGGGCATCCGGCCGAGATGCGTGCCAATGACCCACGCCATCTGGCGCGGCAGCTGACCGCGCACAAGGGCTTGCCCGTCTACCTGGCCTTCGAGCTGGGCAGCAAGGAGGCGGCGGTGCCCGATGTGAAGCGCTTCATCAAGGACTACACCGGCGGGCCGGTGCACTCCACGCTCTTCGAGATACCGGATGGTGTGCACAGCGGTCACACCTACATCCAGCGGATGGCCGACTCGCTGCACTGGATCAGCGAACAGATGCAGGGCCCCGTGCCGTCCGTTTGA
- a CDS encoding DUF4333 domain-containing protein: protein MRNLRVVGLALAGTALLAGSITAGNQWLGERDATSEVDGTTDTVPRDEVARSISGHLSLPVIPRGPRSVDCAKDLRAVKGAWTHCTAHYLRGTDRDMTVRVVRVRGGEITYVHDTPHR, encoded by the coding sequence GTGCGAAATCTGCGAGTCGTCGGTCTGGCGCTGGCGGGCACGGCTCTGCTGGCAGGGAGCATCACGGCGGGCAACCAGTGGCTGGGGGAGCGGGACGCGACCAGTGAGGTGGACGGGACGACCGACACCGTCCCGCGCGACGAGGTCGCCCGCTCGATCTCGGGCCATCTGTCGCTTCCGGTGATTCCCCGGGGGCCGCGCTCGGTCGACTGCGCCAAGGACCTGCGCGCGGTCAAGGGGGCGTGGACCCACTGCACGGCGCACTACTTGCGCGGGACCGACCGCGACATGACCGTACGCGTCGTCCGGGTCCGCGGCGGCGAGATCACTTATGTCCACGACACCCCGCATCGCTGA
- a CDS encoding ATP-binding protein: MTAWADRRPLPGVVGRAVEHEQMSGLLDSAPLVTLTGAAGVGKSVLARAVLEEHTARHGGTVIRVGCWDGLAEGGLADALLRAAGQADTACRNSARPLARRTAPPCVGTPVPGRADRTETAAGCTPAGGTALAALTAHCRGHRVTVLLDDCDPVLAECAQLVRRLLRADPALHIVATARGRLGLAEERVVEIAPLPVTLGEGIAGPAVELLAARTGAATPELLVAVCQALEGSPLAIALAAHQLDRMSLPQLAAQVGTDGALFYSGPAATARHTSLHAAQAAGYALCSPTDRRVWARLSVLPDDFDPWLAGCVCTSSDVPSAAVDGALERLRTASVVERVRDGGGAREDTGAALPPRYRLPRAARDFGRTQLREAGEEPAALRRFRQACAALAAEAQIAWQGPNQQVAVRLVEDEQANLDAALTRPPQDAEDALGALEIAVSLWFRWAACGFRREGRAHLDRLLLLCRDDTALRARALWLAGYLAAQEHALTTAEGLLDQAWTAAVMHADGDGLARIAHAHGVLALYRGNTTTAVACLEDAARHHSRDPWFGPGPAHSWALLAIALAPLDAERARAAADRAWETRHSDGDFWLYSTILYAHARTESTHGKPAAALRACHKALVAKKVIGDPLFIAGVRNMLTGLRRTVRRGMPPPDGDEEEAPWWLRAGPGVRARPFFSRLRARS; this comes from the coding sequence ATGACCGCGTGGGCAGATCGCCGGCCACTGCCCGGCGTAGTGGGACGGGCCGTTGAGCATGAGCAGATGTCCGGGCTGCTGGACAGTGCTCCGCTGGTGACGCTCACCGGAGCCGCCGGCGTGGGCAAGAGCGTGCTGGCCCGCGCCGTCCTGGAGGAGCACACCGCTCGGCACGGCGGCACGGTCATCCGGGTCGGCTGCTGGGACGGTCTGGCCGAGGGCGGTCTGGCCGACGCGCTGCTGCGGGCGGCCGGCCAGGCGGACACCGCCTGCCGCAACAGCGCCCGGCCCCTCGCCCGGCGTACGGCTCCCCCCTGCGTCGGCACACCGGTGCCCGGCCGGGCGGACCGGACGGAGACCGCAGCGGGGTGCACCCCCGCGGGCGGCACGGCACTCGCGGCGCTGACCGCACACTGCCGGGGGCATCGCGTGACCGTGCTGCTGGACGACTGCGACCCGGTGCTCGCCGAGTGCGCACAGCTGGTGCGCCGGCTGCTGCGGGCCGATCCGGCGCTGCACATCGTGGCGACCGCACGGGGCCGGCTGGGACTGGCCGAGGAGCGCGTCGTCGAGATCGCGCCGCTTCCGGTGACGCTGGGCGAGGGGATCGCCGGACCGGCCGTCGAGCTGCTGGCGGCGCGGACCGGCGCCGCGACGCCCGAGCTCCTGGTCGCGGTGTGCCAGGCCCTGGAGGGCTCACCGCTGGCGATCGCCCTGGCCGCGCACCAGCTGGACCGGATGTCGTTGCCGCAGCTCGCGGCGCAGGTGGGCACGGACGGTGCGCTGTTCTACTCGGGTCCCGCGGCGACCGCCCGGCACACCTCGCTGCACGCCGCGCAAGCCGCGGGCTACGCCCTCTGCTCGCCCACCGACCGGCGCGTATGGGCGAGACTCTCCGTGCTTCCCGACGATTTCGATCCCTGGCTCGCCGGATGCGTCTGCACCAGCAGTGACGTTCCTTCAGCCGCGGTCGACGGCGCACTGGAACGGCTCCGTACCGCCTCGGTCGTCGAACGCGTACGGGACGGGGGCGGCGCTCGCGAGGACACCGGGGCCGCGCTGCCGCCACGCTACCGACTCCCGCGCGCCGCCCGCGACTTCGGGCGGACGCAGCTGCGGGAGGCGGGCGAGGAGCCCGCGGCGCTGCGGCGGTTCCGGCAGGCCTGTGCGGCACTCGCGGCCGAGGCCCAGATCGCCTGGCAGGGCCCGAACCAGCAGGTCGCCGTGCGGCTGGTGGAGGACGAACAGGCCAATCTCGACGCGGCGCTGACCCGGCCGCCGCAGGACGCGGAGGATGCGCTCGGGGCGCTGGAGATCGCGGTGTCGCTGTGGTTCCGCTGGGCGGCCTGTGGCTTTCGTCGGGAGGGGCGGGCCCATCTGGACCGGCTGCTGCTGCTCTGCCGGGACGACACCGCGCTGCGGGCCAGGGCGTTGTGGCTGGCCGGCTATCTCGCCGCGCAGGAACATGCGCTCACCACCGCGGAGGGGCTGCTCGACCAGGCGTGGACGGCGGCGGTGATGCATGCCGACGGCGACGGGCTGGCCCGTATCGCGCATGCGCACGGGGTGCTGGCGCTGTACCGCGGGAACACCACGACGGCCGTGGCGTGTCTGGAGGACGCCGCCCGGCACCACTCCAGGGACCCGTGGTTCGGTCCGGGGCCCGCCCACAGCTGGGCGCTGCTCGCCATCGCCCTGGCGCCGCTCGACGCGGAGCGGGCCAGGGCGGCGGCCGACCGCGCCTGGGAGACCCGGCACTCCGACGGCGACTTCTGGCTGTACTCGACGATCCTGTACGCCCATGCCCGGACCGAGAGCACCCATGGGAAGCCGGCGGCGGCGCTGCGGGCGTGTCACAAGGCGCTGGTGGCCAAGAAGGTGATCGGTGACCCGCTGTTCATCGCGGGGGTCCGCAACATGCTGACCGGTCTGCGGCGGACGGTGCGTCGCGGGATGCCGCCGCCGGACGGCGACGAGGAGGAGGCCCCGTGGTGGCTGCGCGCCGGGCCCGGCGTACGGGCCCGGCCGTTCTTCTCGCGGCTGCGGGCACGGTCCTGA
- a CDS encoding DUF4442 domain-containing protein: protein MSSETLPSIGEMMAASVPMARTLNLEFTETTAERAVVRMPDQPDFHNHVGGPHAGAMFTLAESASGAIVMAAFGDQLGRAVPLAVRAEIGYKKLAMGPVTATAELGRPVAEVIAELDAGERPEFPVNIAITREDGAVTGEMSIVWTLRPNK from the coding sequence ATGTCCTCCGAGACCCTGCCGTCGATCGGCGAAATGATGGCGGCATCCGTGCCGATGGCCCGCACCCTGAACCTCGAGTTCACCGAGACCACCGCCGAGCGCGCCGTGGTCCGCATGCCCGACCAGCCGGACTTCCACAACCACGTCGGCGGACCGCACGCCGGCGCCATGTTCACCCTCGCCGAGTCGGCGAGCGGTGCCATCGTGATGGCGGCCTTCGGCGACCAGCTCGGCCGGGCGGTGCCGCTCGCGGTGCGCGCCGAGATCGGCTACAAGAAGCTCGCCATGGGACCGGTCACCGCCACTGCGGAACTGGGCCGGCCGGTGGCCGAGGTGATCGCCGAGCTCGACGCCGGTGAGCGCCCGGAGTTCCCCGTGAACATCGCCATCACCCGCGAGGACGGCGCGGTCACCGGCGAGATGAGCATCGTGTGGACCCTGCGCCCCAACAAGTGA
- a CDS encoding MFS transporter, whose translation MRTRPAWAGRNYLLLTGATVIANLGSSGALIATAFAVLAAGGSATDVGLVAAARTIPLVLFLLIGGAVADRLPRHRVMVAANALSCVSQGLFALLVLAGEPRLWQMALLAALGGTGQAFFAPASEGMVLASVSGEQAGRAFAVFRMGMNGANIGGTALGGALVAAVGPGWVLAIDSAAFALAGALRAFLDVSGVPVRAAGGGVLHDLRDGWREVASRRWLWAVVVQFSIVNAVVAAAEAVYGPLVAEQHLGGPGPWGLALAAFGAGTVGGALMMTRVRPHRLLLIGALCVFPLALPSAALAVPLPAGGLTAVMFGTGIAVEVFAVTWMTALHQEIPEEKFSRVSSYDWLGSLAVVPLATALAGPVQDLVGRTAALWGCSALIALLTAAVLCVPEVRRLTRRTKPEPAAGGAVSRAAGATESHTAQAE comes from the coding sequence GTGAGGACCCGCCCCGCGTGGGCGGGGCGGAACTATCTGCTGCTCACCGGCGCCACGGTGATCGCGAACCTCGGCAGCTCCGGTGCGCTGATCGCCACCGCTTTCGCGGTGCTCGCCGCCGGCGGTTCCGCCACCGACGTCGGGCTGGTGGCCGCCGCGCGGACCATCCCGCTCGTCCTCTTCCTGCTGATCGGCGGCGCGGTCGCCGACCGGCTCCCCCGGCATCGCGTGATGGTCGCCGCGAACGCCCTCAGCTGCGTCTCCCAGGGCCTGTTCGCACTGCTCGTCCTGGCCGGCGAGCCGCGGCTGTGGCAGATGGCACTGCTGGCCGCCCTCGGTGGCACGGGGCAGGCGTTCTTCGCGCCGGCCTCCGAGGGCATGGTGCTCGCCAGTGTCTCCGGCGAGCAGGCGGGGCGCGCCTTCGCCGTGTTCCGTATGGGCATGAACGGAGCGAACATCGGCGGCACGGCGCTCGGCGGCGCACTGGTCGCCGCGGTCGGCCCCGGCTGGGTGCTGGCCATCGACTCCGCGGCCTTCGCCCTCGCGGGCGCGCTGCGCGCCTTCCTCGACGTCAGCGGCGTCCCCGTGCGGGCTGCCGGCGGCGGGGTGCTGCACGACCTGCGGGACGGCTGGCGCGAGGTCGCCTCCCGGCGGTGGCTGTGGGCGGTTGTCGTGCAGTTCTCCATCGTCAATGCGGTGGTGGCGGCCGCCGAGGCGGTCTACGGGCCGCTCGTCGCCGAGCAGCATCTGGGCGGCCCCGGGCCCTGGGGTCTGGCGCTGGCCGCCTTCGGTGCGGGCACCGTGGGCGGCGCCCTCATGATGACCCGGGTCAGACCGCACCGCCTGCTGCTCATCGGTGCGCTGTGCGTTTTCCCGCTCGCCCTCCCGTCCGCCGCGCTCGCCGTCCCCCTTCCGGCGGGCGGGCTCACCGCGGTCATGTTCGGCACCGGGATCGCGGTCGAGGTCTTCGCGGTGACGTGGATGACGGCACTGCACCAGGAGATCCCCGAGGAGAAGTTCTCCCGGGTCTCGTCCTACGACTGGCTCGGGTCCCTGGCCGTGGTCCCGCTCGCCACCGCGCTGGCCGGCCCCGTACAGGACCTCGTCGGCCGGACGGCCGCACTGTGGGGCTGCTCGGCGCTGATCGCGCTGCTGACGGCGGCGGTGCTGTGTGTGCCCGAGGTACGGCGGCTCACCCGGCGTACGAAGCCGGAGCCCGCAGCGGGCGGAGCGGTCTCCCGTGCCGCCGGGGCGACGGAATCGCACACCGCGCAGGCGGAATGA
- a CDS encoding patatin-like phospholipase family protein: MAGTALVLGGGGLTGIGWEIGVLAGLAEAGLDLADADVVIGTSAGSIVGAHLTSGHLGLDEMYERQLAVPENRSAARMGPAALARFAAIALRSRDTVSFGIRMGRLALAARTVTEAEQRTAIARTLNLTDWPARRLVITAVDAATGERTAFDDTSGVRLLDAVGASCAVPGIYPPVTIDGTRWIDGGVHSSANADLAAGYGRVVIVAPMAASGGPIAGPRAQGERLARQGARVCVLTPDRAARAAFGRNVLDPAKRADAARAGRRQAVAHAAQIQRVWSD; this comes from the coding sequence ATGGCGGGTACGGCACTGGTCCTGGGCGGCGGAGGGCTCACCGGCATCGGCTGGGAGATCGGTGTGCTCGCCGGTCTCGCCGAGGCGGGCCTCGACCTCGCCGACGCCGACGTCGTCATCGGTACCTCCGCCGGATCGATCGTCGGCGCCCACCTCACCTCCGGGCATCTCGGCCTGGACGAGATGTACGAACGCCAGCTCGCGGTGCCCGAGAACCGCTCGGCGGCCCGTATGGGCCCGGCCGCACTGGCCCGGTTCGCGGCCATCGCGCTGCGCTCCCGGGACACGGTCTCCTTCGGCATACGCATGGGCAGGCTGGCGCTCGCGGCCCGCACCGTCACCGAGGCGGAACAGCGCACGGCGATCGCCCGGACCCTGAACCTCACCGACTGGCCGGCCCGCCGGCTGGTGATCACGGCGGTGGATGCGGCGACGGGGGAGCGGACCGCCTTCGACGACACGAGCGGGGTGCGGCTGCTCGACGCGGTGGGCGCGAGCTGCGCGGTCCCCGGCATCTATCCGCCGGTCACCATCGACGGCACCCGGTGGATCGACGGCGGGGTGCACTCCAGCGCCAACGCCGATCTGGCCGCCGGATACGGCCGGGTGGTGATCGTCGCGCCGATGGCCGCCAGTGGCGGGCCGATCGCCGGACCGCGGGCGCAGGGCGAACGACTGGCGCGCCAGGGCGCCCGGGTGTGCGTGCTCACCCCCGACCGCGCGGCCAGGGCGGCGTTCGGCCGCAATGTCCTCGACCCCGCCAAGCGCGCCGACGCGGCCCGCGCGGGGCGCCGGCAGGCAGTGGCCCATGCGGCGCAGATCCAGCGGGTCTGGTCGGACTGA
- a CDS encoding spermidine synthase — MDDAPEPIPVTRAVDCGTAKLLPDVDRPRAWLLTVDGAPQSYVDLDAPTHLEFEYVRRLAHVLDEAAAPGRPLDALHLGGGALTLPRYLAAVRPHSRQEVIEADRGLLALVTEHLPLPADCGITVHAEDARTALEAAPEDSADVIVADVFGGSRVPAHLTSVEYAQAAARVLRPDGCYAANLADGAPFGFLRGQLANFATVFEHLALIAEPSVLRGRRFGNAVLLASRAPLPIAALARRTAGDAFPARVEHGAALRRLIADAVPVRDAEAVASPVPPDGAFSVG, encoded by the coding sequence GTGGACGATGCACCCGAGCCGATACCCGTCACCCGGGCCGTGGACTGCGGCACCGCCAAGCTGCTGCCGGACGTCGACCGGCCGCGCGCCTGGCTGCTCACCGTGGACGGTGCACCGCAGTCCTACGTGGACCTCGACGCGCCCACACATCTGGAATTCGAGTACGTGCGCAGGCTGGCACACGTCCTGGACGAGGCGGCCGCCCCGGGCCGGCCGCTGGACGCGCTGCACCTCGGCGGCGGGGCGCTGACCCTGCCGCGCTATCTCGCCGCCGTCCGTCCGCACTCCCGGCAGGAGGTCATCGAGGCCGACCGCGGGCTGCTCGCCCTGGTCACGGAGCATCTCCCGCTGCCCGCCGACTGCGGGATCACGGTGCACGCCGAGGACGCCCGTACGGCGCTGGAGGCGGCGCCGGAGGACAGCGCCGATGTCATCGTGGCGGACGTCTTCGGCGGCTCGCGGGTGCCCGCGCATCTCACCTCGGTCGAGTACGCGCAGGCCGCCGCCCGGGTGCTGCGGCCGGACGGCTGCTATGCCGCGAACCTCGCGGACGGCGCTCCGTTCGGCTTTCTGCGCGGTCAACTCGCCAATTTCGCCACGGTCTTCGAGCACCTCGCGCTGATCGCCGAGCCGTCGGTGCTGCGCGGCCGCCGGTTCGGCAACGCCGTGCTGCTCGCCTCGCGCGCACCGCTGCCGATCGCCGCGCTGGCCCGGCGGACGGCCGGTGACGCGTTCCCGGCCCGGGTCGAGCACGGCGCGGCGCTGCGGCGGCTGATCGCGGACGCGGTCCCCGTACGCGATGCCGAGGCGGTGGCGTCCCCGGTGCCACCGGACGGCGCGTTCAGCGTCGGCTGA